In the genome of Populus trichocarpa isolate Nisqually-1 chromosome 6, P.trichocarpa_v4.1, whole genome shotgun sequence, one region contains:
- the LOC127905509 gene encoding ESCRT-related protein CHMP1B — protein MGNAEKLLNQIMDLKFTSKSLQRQARKCEKEEKSEKLKVKKAIEKGNMDGARIYAENAIRKRTEQMNYLRLASRLDAVVARLDTQAKMTTINKSMASIVKSLESTLATGNLQKMSETMDQFEKQFVNMEVQAEFMESAMAGSTSLSTPEGEVNSLMQQVADDYGLEVSVGLPQPAAHAVATKSQEKVDEDDLSRRLAELKARG, from the exons ATGGGAAACGCGGAGAAGCTTCTGAATCAGATCATGGACTTGAAATTCACATCAAAATCGCTGCAAAGGCAAGCACGGAAGTGCGAGAAGGAAGAGAAATCGGAGAAATTGAAAGTCAAGAAGGCGATCGAGAAAGGAAACATGGATGGTGCTCGAATCTATGCCGAGAACGCCATTCGTAAGAGAACTGAACAGATGAATTACTTGAGGCTCGCCTCCAGGCTCGATGCCGTCGTGGCCAGGCTTGATACTCAGGCTAAGATGACTACCATTAACAAGTCTATGGCTTCTATTGTTAAGTCTCTCGAGTCGACTCTCGCTactg GTAATTTGCAGAAGATGTCAGAGACAATGGATCAGTTTGAGAAGCAGTTTGTGAACATGGAGGTACAGGCAGAGTTCATGGAGAGCGCGATGGCTGGTTCTACCTCGCTGTCCACACCTGAGGGTGAGGTCAACAGCTTGATGCAACAGGTAGCTGATGACTATGGGTTGGAGGTCTCTGTCGGGCTGCCACAGCCTGCTGCACATGCAGTGGCAACCAAGTCGCAGGAGAAGGTGGATGAGGATGATTTGTCAAGGCGGCTTGCAGAGCTTAAGGCCAGAGGATAA